AAGACGATGAGCTACTTCTTGACCTACTACTACTTTCTACCGATATACTGTCTAGCATTGTTTCAGATTGATACGTAGTTTGTATAGATATGTTATTATCACTGCTTGTTCTGCTATGGGTGAAAAAAATTTCTTCATTGCTGCTATTTGAATGCGATTCCAAATCAGCTAATTCTAACACATGAGCAGCATTATAATAACCGTGATATTTCTTAATACATTTATATGCTATAAATCCTATAATTCCAGCAATACCTATTGTTCCAATCAAAGATCCTCCTATCATTCCTGCCCTATTAGACCCTATAGCAAGTTGAGTAGGCTGTGGTGAAGAAGTAGGTTGAGGAAGTAAAGTCGTGGTAAATATAGGAGTTGTTGACTCTTTTGTTCTAGTACTTGGTATACTAAATACTGTTTGTATAGTTTTCTCTGAGTTTATTATTGGCACACTAGTTGACGTTGTAGCAACCGTGGTCACTTGTGAAGTAGTAGTTGTTTTTGCTACTGTTGTTGGCTTCACTGTTACTGTACTTGTTTGAGTCGTTGAAGGTTTATTCATTGTAGAAGTAGGTGTAACGGCTTCTGTTGTTGGCTCCATTGTTACTGTACTTGTTCGAGTCGTTGAAGGTTTACTCATTGTAGAAGTAGGTGTAACGGCTTCTGTTGTGGGCTCCACTGTTACTGTACTTGTTTGAGTCGTTGACTCCGTTGAAGGTTTATTCATTGTAGAAGTAGGTGTAACGGCTTCTGTTGTGGGCTCCACTGTTACTGTACTTGTTTGAGTCGTTGACTCCGTTGAAGGTTTATTCATTGTAGAAGTAGGTGCAACGGCTTCTGTTGTGGGCTCCACTGTTACTGTACTTGTTTGAGTCGTTGACTCTGTTGAAGGTTTACTTATTGTAGAAGTAGGTGCAACGGTAGTTGATGCTTCTGTTGTTAATTTGGTAGTCTTTACAGTGTCGGTTTCTGTTGTGCTAGTAATTGCAGCAGTCAGCGTTTTCTTAGAAGTCACAACCGTTTCTGTAATAGTTACAGGAGCCACGGTACTACTAGAAATGATATCAGGTGTCAATCGACCGTTAATGATATCAACAAAATCACTGAGAGTTTTGATACTACTTGCCGGTATTATTGTTACCTTAGAAGGTTTTTCAAATCTTTGATGATTGAAAATTGCGATGTTTTCTTCACTTATTGCAGTTACAATAAAACTGTCTTGACCATTGTCTTTAACGTACAATTGCTCTATAGAATCTGCAAATTCGCAAATAGTAAAGTTCGATTTTGATCCATTCTTAACAAGACTTGTTAAATGTAACGTTTGTTTATCAGACAACCGGTCTTCTGCAAGAAAGGCAACTAGATCATTGCCTTCAGTTCGCTTTACATACTGCAAAAAGCTTATTTCATATTCTCTGGAAAGAGATAGTGCTTTATTATCTATCTGACATCTCTTGCTAAGCAAACATTCATCTTTCTTGCCACTTTTTAGATCCTTAACCACTTTAGCCATATCGAACTTAAAAATATTTGTTCTTACTTCTTGATTTTCAATACTATTTTTTCTCACTTGCGAATAAAGTATCGTATTTTCATCTAGTACTAATTGCCCTGGATTATCAAATTTGAATAATTTTCTTTCTATAAGACCGTTTTTTTCACGCAAAACCTTAAATTTTCCATTTGTGTCTGATTGTAAATACCAAGAAACTAAAGTTTGATCCTTTAAGTTATGAGCAATTACAATAACATTACCATTACCAACTTTTACTGCTTTTGGTTGAAAGTAACTATTGTCTTCATTTGCAAGACTATCTCTATTAATGTTCTTGTATAATTTTACTTTTCCTATGTATTCAACTAAGGGAACATTAATTGAATGCTTGATTTCGTAAGTGTTGAATGTTAAGCCTTTGATGCATTTTTCTTTTTTGTTAATTTCTTCTGTAGGAAAGATAACTCCAACTTTATCTGTTTCAGCTGAATCTTCTATTAATGTGAGAGACAATTGATCTTTGAATTCATTTACTACGCTGACATTTGTACCCCATTCGTATGTTTTTGATTGATATAATGGACTAATAAGTAATTTTACTTTACTGCTCCCATTACCATTATCTTGATAGCTAAGTCCATAAGCGACTCCATCTCCTTCAATCAACCCTACGTTTGCTGGGTTAAAACCTACCGCTTCTTTAACTTCCGGTGTATTTGAGTTGATCCCGAGCAATCTTCCTAATATAGACATAATTTTATTTAAAATATTAATAAAATGCTATTATGATTACTCCTGTGTGTTAATGTCAATGAAAATTTTAACTAAAATTAAAAAATTAACGTCTTTATTTTATACTAAAAAGTAAGTATAGGCTCGAAAATGGCTAAGAAGTTTTATAGATGAAAGGAAGGTGGAGTTCTCAAAACCCTATAATCTATATTTAAAGGTAAATTTTTATTCGTTATGTCTTATGCAGATTCCGCTAACAAGTAGCGGAATCTTAAGTTTTGGCTAAATTTCTTTTTTACTCCCTAATAGGGCTTCTGCCTTTAGCTCATCTATAATTGTTTGAACCTCAGGAAGCTCCTTATGTTTTTCGTGATCTGATACATATTCTCCCTTTTTGTTGGAGGCTTTATATTCATGTTCTTGATAAAGTGAGTATAGAAATCCAACTCCAAAGATAACAATTGCTGCAAGTGCCATGTATTCAAGTGGTTTTTGCACTTTTTCTCTTAGATCGAAATATCGAGATAGCAGAATGAGAGCACAAGATCCTATTACTACTGCACCAGAACCAATTTTGTTGTACATGAAATACTTTTCATTGTAACTTTGTTCGTAATTTCTGTAAATAGTTGTGGCATGCTTTTGAAGATTTTCTTTATCTAGTGATGTGAGAAAATTTTTAAATTTCTCTTCACCAGTTTCTTTTTAATAAATATAGTTTATTATACACAACATTTATAATAAATGTCAAGGATAGTGTATTTATAAATAATATACTATAATTTCTTAAGCATTTTTTTAAAGTAGTTAGCTGTAGCTAAAATAATTGAGATTTACTAAAACAAACTTATGAAACAATTGAAGTTAGCGCATGATCAGATTTTTTAACTGGATCCTATGGGGCTTTGTTGCATAGCAACCGAAAAAATCTGGTGGCTACTGACAAAATTCATTATAAATAACCATTTAACTGTTGAAGAAAAAATATGCCACAGAAAATGAAAGTCAGTAACCAAAACGAATATAACAAATTCCTTGAAAAAAGGGGAAATATTTTTCGTTACATCGATGAAGCTATCGAAAATTGGTATGAAAATAGTCCAAAAATGCAGGGCGGCAACTATATTTACAGTGATAAAGTCGTAATTTTGGTGCATATAATTGTCAATCTTTTTAGAATTGGGTTAAGACAAACGGTGGGGTTTATAAAAGGATATCTGCAACAAATAGGAAAAAATTTGGCAGTTATCAGCTATTCACAAGCATCAAGAAGGTTTAAAAAACTTAATATTAAGATAAATGATTGCAGGGTTGATAAAAGCAACATGGAAAATATTGAAATTATCATAGATAGCACAAGTATCAGCATTTACAGTAACACTCCTGGCCACAGTAAGGAAAACAGTGCAGATAGAAAGTACCGAAGCTACGAGCAAGTAAGAAAGTTACATGTTATGTTAAGTGTGAATAGTAAAAAAGCTATAGCTGCAAGATACAGTAATGGCGTCTACTCTGACCACTATGGAGCTTGCGATTTGCTTGAAGAAGTTAATTTTCAGCACAAAATAAAAGCATTATATGCAGATAGGGCATACGATAGGCACAAACTTTATAAATTGTGTAAGAAATACGATATAAAGACAAAAGTTCTACCAAAAAAGGATGCAGCAGAACATTCAAAAATAGATTATATGTCTGACAGGAATGCTGCTATTAGGTTAATAAAATTATATGGACAAGATGGTGTAAAAGAGTGGAAAAAGGAAGCAATTTATGGAAAGAGATCTTACATAGAAGGATTTTTCTCAAGGTTGAAGCAAGTATTTGGATTTAGCTTTAGGAATAAATCTGAAGTAAATCGTGAAAAAGAATTACTAATTAAGTGCTATTTGCTCAACAAATTCACTGATATTGGTATGGCTAAATTTGAAATCATTACATAAATTTGTCGTAAACCATCACTGCTTAAGGTGCTATGCAACAAAGCCATCCTATGGCCAAGCCAAAAGAATTTACAAGTTGGGCAGTGTGGGTAGTATGATACTGCAAAATGCTATTTCTCAAAAAACCAACAATTGCAATCATTGGTTCTACAGGTATAATCTGTAAAGTTTACACGAGTCTCATGAATGATAGAAAAAAAAGAGCAGTTTAGTTTTACATCAGAAAACCTTAAGAAAGCGGAAAAGTTTATAGAGATGTATCCCAAAGGTAGAGAAGGTAGTGCTGTCATGCCTTTACTATACCTGGTTCAAGAGCAATGCGGATGGGTTTCTGAATCTGCTATGCGTTATGTTGCTGATATGCTGCATATTCCACATATTCGTGTATATGAAGTGGCAAATTTTTACACCATGTATAATTTAAAACCAGTAGGCAAATATCTAATACAAATTTGTAGAACAACTCCTTGCTGGTTGTGCAATAGTGAAGAAGTTTTAAATACCTTTAAAAAAAAACTTGGAATCAATATCGGTGAGACTACTAAAGATAATTTGTTCACTTTAAAAGAAGTTGAATGCCTAGGTGCATGCGTTAATGCTCCCGTTGTGCAGATCAATAATGACTTCTATGAAAATCTTACTCCTGAGAAAGTAGAAAACATCATAACAGAACTTTCAGGCAAATAGATGAAAGAAGAATTTGCATTCAAGATAATCAAGCAATCAGGTTCTGCAAAAGTTGGAACAATTAAAACTCCAAATGGAAGCGTAGAAACACCAGCTTTTATATTCTGTGCAACAAAAGCTGCAATTAAAGCTGCAGATATCGAGAGAATTAGTGAAGCAGGTACTCAGATAATACTTTCCAACACCTATCACCTAATGCTCCAACCAGGGGAAGATACCGTAGCAAAGCTTGGTGGTTTGCACAAGATGATGGGATGGAGTGGACCAATGCTCACTGATTCTGGTGGATACCAGATATTTAGCTTAGGGCACGGATCAGTTTCGGAAGAGATAAAAGGAATAAGAAAAAAACAAAAAACTCTGATCAAAATTAATGAGGATGGGGCAATTTTTCGTTCTTACATTAATGGTAAAACTTATTGCTTGACTCCTGAAAAGTCTATACAAATTCAACAGAAACTAGGTGCAGATTTAGTCTTAGTCTTAGATGAATGTACTCCATTTCACATAAGCAAAGAATACACAGCAAAATCAATGCTCATGAGCCGCAAATGGGCTGAACGTTCTTTAAATGAATTTGAAAAAAACAATAATGGCAAGCAGGCACTGTATGGAATTAGTCAAGGCGGAGTATATCAAGATTTACGTAGAGAAAGTTGTAATTTTATTAACGATTTGCCATTTTTTGGTCAAGCAATAGGTGGATCACTTGGTCAAAGTAAAGAGCAGATGTACGATGTAGTTTCTTTCACTATGGACCATCTGAAAAAAGATAGGCCTACTCATTTGCTTGGTATTGGTGGAATTGTGGACATCTTTCGCGGAGTTAGTCTTGGAATTGATACGTTTGATTGCGTGCATCCAACCCGTTTAGCAAGGCATGGTGGTGCGCTTATTAAAGTAAAAAATAGAGATTCTATTTCTTCAAAGTGCAAAGAGCATATTAATTTGCGAAATCAACAATTCGAGCTGGACAATAACCCAATTGAAAGTGACTGCTTATGTTTTACCTGCAGAAAGCATTCAAGAGCTTATATACACCATTTACTGAAAGCTAAAGAGCTCCTGGCTTACACACTCGTTACCATTCATAACGTTTTCTTCATGAATAAGTTAATGGCATCTATAAGGCAGGCAATATTGGATGATAGGCTAGATCAAGAGAAAAATAATTGGATTAGTGAAATACCATTGCACTTTGATTTGGCCTTTCTTTAAGTCTTTTCTTTATGCCGTTGATTTTTACTTCTTGTTATATTTACTTTATTTATCACACTATTAATTAGAAAGGTTATAATAAATAATTAATCTATTAATGTTAGTCTCTACCCGTATGATTTGTAAGGATTAGAGGTGAAGATATGGCTAAAGGAAATAATACCCTATTAATATTTGATTTTGATAACACTATTACTAATGGACACATGCATAATATTTTCTCCGGTAAACACTCCGGGTTCAAAAAAAGTGATTTCAATTCTGGTGCAGAATATGCAGTGAACGATACTGATATAGGAAATTTTCTAAAAAATACAGACGGAATAAAAAATGAAGAGGGGCTGAAATCTACATTACAGTCTGCACTTTCAAACGGAATAGAAGTGAATATTGCATCATATACAGGATATCCAAATGCTGTAAAAAGGGTTGTAGAAAATCATTTGGGCTTATCTAAAGAACAAGCAGACAGTATTTCTGTATTTGGCGGATTTCCAGCAGATTATGATACCCAGTTGCCAAGGTCAGATGTGAGAGAGCAACAAAGTAAAGTTGGAAAGAATTTGCATATCTGTAAGGCAATCGTGGAGTACAAGGATAAACATGGTGAGTTGCCAAAAAATGTAATGTTAGTTGATGATGATGTAAAAAATATTCAGAAGATTAATGAGTTTGTTGCATCAATGAGTAAAAGAGAGGAATGGCTTGAAGAAAATGGACTTAGTCTTCAAGATATAAAAAACATTAAATTTGAAGGTGCACAAGTACCTATGAACAGAAATGGTAAAATGGTAGGAGATGCTAATTATCTAGAAAGGGTACAGGAGTTTGTCAATGCTAACTTGGTACAAGAACCAATTTATGAAAATTTGAAGAAAGAAGAACCTATATACCAAAATCTTCAAGATATTCAGAGATCATTGTCTGAAACGGTACCAAAAGAACCTATATATCGGAACAATGAAAATCGACCACCATTACTTCCTAAAAAAAGGAAATCAAGTGATGGTATGGTTGCTGATGGTGAGAATAAAAAACAAGATATTAAGGGCATGTTGTCATCTGAAACACAAGCAAACCCAACACGCTCAAAACGTCATGCAATGATGCTTGACCCTCAGCAAATAGAATCTATACACCAGAATGCTGAAGAGCCACCACTAGGTAAAAAATACGCACATACTGAAACCATCTCCTTATCAAAGGCATTTGATACAATCAGAGATTTTTTTCAAGATTGTGGTCAAAAAATAATAAATACTATTCATAGATTACTAAAGAAGGAAGTAATAACAGGAGTTAAAGAGCAAGGCTATGATGTGAATAGTGAAAAAGGTAAAAGTGAAATTACGATTTATGGTAATAAATTGATAGATATTGACAAAATAAAAACGGATTTTATTGATACCTCTCTAATTCGAATAATGGAATTGGGTGAGGAGAAAATCAAAGATCTTAACAATAATTATAAAGGTGATCAGCTAGGGCGAGAGATATCGAAATTATTGAACGCTGGTTCGCAAAAGGAAAATATAAACTCAAACTATAATGATGGAGAGCCTACACATCAAACCGCTCAAGAAGCACGGAACTATCCTCCGCAAAAGAAAGACATAAACTCAAACTCTGTGAGAGGAAACTATAATGATGGGGAGCCTATATTTCAGACTCGTGAAGAGGCATCGAACTATCCTCCGCAAAAGAAAGACATAAACTCAAACTCTGTGAGAGGAAACTATAATGGTGGAGAGTCTATATTTCAGACCGTTCAAGAAGCACGGAACTATCATCGGCAAAAGAAAGGTATAGACTCAAACCCTGTAAGCAAAAAACCACTTGCACCACCAGTACCTCCTAAAAATTATACGGAAAAAGTTACGCAAAATAGAAATAATAATATTATTGAAAGAGGAGGTTGAAGATTCGTATAATTTCTTGCATATCCGGTTCATGGCACATTGTTTCAACTTACACTTCTTTAATCACTGTGCTAAATTATATTGTAAAGCAGCCAAATCAATATAATAGAATGCGCTAAGCTTTAAGCATAGAAACCACTTTATCGTAACTTGGCAGTGACTTAATTTCTCCAATTGCAGCTAGAGTGGCTTTTTCATGCTGAGATAATAATTCTTCTGCTGCTTTTTTTACGTTAGCAGTGGTAACTGCACTAATTTTTTCTATTAATTCATTTTTACTGATGTACCTATTATAGTTACCGTAGTAGTGCCCCAATGTTTCAGCACGTGAGCTCACACTTTCGCGTGACATTAAAATTTGGGATTTTACCCGCTCTTTCACTCTATTTACTTCTTCTTCCTTCAGATCATCTGTAGACAACTTCTTCAACTCTGTCATTATAGATTTTAAAAGCTTATCTAAGTTACTACTGTCTGTACCAGCAAAAATGGAAAACATCCCTGTATCAGTGTAGCTGGAATTAAATGAATAAACAGAGTAAGCTAATCCCTGCTTTTCCCTTACTTCCTGGAACAGACGTGATGACATTCCGCTCCCTAATATAGAATCAAGCACTTGAAACGTGTGATATTTATCGTCATAACGAGAAACGCTAGGTAGACCAATTAGCAAGTGCACCTGATCTAATTTACGATGTTCTAAATACTCACCACCAGTGTAGCTCGTCGCATTTTGGCTTTTTTTCAGCTTTTTAGAATGAATCTTTGAGAGAAAATCTTTGGTTAATGCAACAACTTCTTCATGTTCAACATTTCCTGCAACGGCAAATAGCATATTCTCGGCAAAGTAATGCTCATTTATGTAGTTATTTAGATCTTCTCGAGTAAAAGATTTTACAGTATCTTGCGTGCCTAAGATTGACCTGCCGAAAGGTTGATCTTCATAAGCTGCCTCAAAATATTTATCGAAAACAATGTCACTTGGTGAATCATTAGTTTGAAAAATCTCTTGTATTACAACGCCCTTCTCACGTTCCAATTCATCTTCTGGAAATGTTGAATTCATCAATATATCTATTAATATATCAATACCAGTTTTTATGTCTTTCTTGAGGACTTTTGCATAATAGGTGGTGCTTTCCCTACCGGTGCTGGCGTTGAAAACCCCACCTATGTCGTCAAAAGCTTTTGCAATTTCAAACGCAGTTCTTGTCTTCGTTCCTTTGAAAGCCATGTGTTCTAGAAAATGGGATATTCCATTTTGATTTGCACTTTCCGCTCTACTGCCAACACCAACTCGTATGCTTAAAGCTACGGAATCAACATCACGCACCTGCTCAGTTATTATGCGCAGACCATTATCTAATTTTGTTACCTGAGGTGTATTCATCTTATGTATTCTTTTTTAAATTTTCTTCTGCAAAATCCCAATTAATCAAATGGTCAAGGAAAACTTTTATGTAGTCAATTCTACGATTTTGACAATCTAAATAATAGGCGTGCTCCCAGACATCCATAGTGAGTAATGGAACTTGGCCATAAATTAATGGCAAATCTGCATTTGGAGTTTTGGTGATTTTGAGCTTTCCTTTTTCGAGCACTAACCATACCCATCCACTACCAAATTGGCTTACTCCATGATTGGCAAATTCCCCACAAAACTTATCAAAACCACCGATATCATCTTGAATTTTTTTTGCCAGAAAACCATCATCTTTAGGTTTACCACCACCATTCTTCTTCATTGAATTCCAATAAAAAGTGTGGTTCCAAACTTGCGCTGCGTTATTAAATATGGGAACTTTATCGCTATTACCATGCACTTTTGTTATTATTTC
This genomic interval from Wolbachia endosymbiont (group A) of Rhinocyllus conicus contains the following:
- a CDS encoding IS5 family transposase, which gives rise to MPQKMKVSNQNEYNKFLEKRGNIFRYIDEAIENWYENSPKMQGGNYIYSDKVVILVHIIVNLFRIGLRQTVGFIKGYLQQIGKNLAVISYSQASRRFKKLNIKINDCRVDKSNMENIEIIIDSTSISIYSNTPGHSKENSADRKYRSYEQVRKLHVMLSVNSKKAIAARYSNGVYSDHYGACDLLEEVNFQHKIKALYADRAYDRHKLYKLCKKYDIKTKVLPKKDAAEHSKIDYMSDRNAAIRLIKLYGQDGVKEWKKEAIYGKRSYIEGFFSRLKQVFGFSFRNKSEVNREKELLIKCYLLNKFTDIGMAKFEIIT
- the nuoE gene encoding NADH-quinone oxidoreductase subunit NuoE, whose translation is MIEKKEQFSFTSENLKKAEKFIEMYPKGREGSAVMPLLYLVQEQCGWVSESAMRYVADMLHIPHIRVYEVANFYTMYNLKPVGKYLIQICRTTPCWLCNSEEVLNTFKKKLGINIGETTKDNLFTLKEVECLGACVNAPVVQINNDFYENLTPEKVENIITELSGK
- the tgt gene encoding tRNA guanosine(34) transglycosylase Tgt, translating into MKEEFAFKIIKQSGSAKVGTIKTPNGSVETPAFIFCATKAAIKAADIERISEAGTQIILSNTYHLMLQPGEDTVAKLGGLHKMMGWSGPMLTDSGGYQIFSLGHGSVSEEIKGIRKKQKTLIKINEDGAIFRSYINGKTYCLTPEKSIQIQQKLGADLVLVLDECTPFHISKEYTAKSMLMSRKWAERSLNEFEKNNNGKQALYGISQGGVYQDLRRESCNFINDLPFFGQAIGGSLGQSKEQMYDVVSFTMDHLKKDRPTHLLGIGGIVDIFRGVSLGIDTFDCVHPTRLARHGGALIKVKNRDSISSKCKEHINLRNQQFELDNNPIESDCLCFTCRKHSRAYIHHLLKAKELLAYTLVTIHNVFFMNKLMASIRQAILDDRLDQEKNNWISEIPLHFDLAFL
- a CDS encoding M16 family metallopeptidase; protein product: MNTPQVTKLDNGLRIITEQVRDVDSVALSIRVGVGSRAESANQNGISHFLEHMAFKGTKTRTAFEIAKAFDDIGGVFNASTGRESTTYYAKVLKKDIKTGIDILIDILMNSTFPEDELEREKGVVIQEIFQTNDSPSDIVFDKYFEAAYEDQPFGRSILGTQDTVKSFTREDLNNYINEHYFAENMLFAVAGNVEHEEVVALTKDFLSKIHSKKLKKSQNATSYTGGEYLEHRKLDQVHLLIGLPSVSRYDDKYHTFQVLDSILGSGMSSRLFQEVREKQGLAYSVYSFNSSYTDTGMFSIFAGTDSSNLDKLLKSIMTELKKLSTDDLKEEEVNRVKERVKSQILMSRESVSSRAETLGHYYGNYNRYISKNELIEKISAVTTANVKKAAEELLSQHEKATLAAIGEIKSLPSYDKVVSMLKA
- a CDS encoding superoxide dismutase; translated protein: MSFTLSELPYDKTALEPYISAKTLDFHYDKHHKGYLNKLNELVENTDYQHVKIEEIITKVHGNSDKVPIFNNAAQVWNHTFYWNSMKKNGGGKPKDDGFLAKKIQDDIGGFDKFCGEFANHGVSQFGSGWVWLVLEKGKLKITKTPNADLPLIYGQVPLLTMDVWEHAYYLDCQNRRIDYIKVFLDHLINWDFAEENLKKNT